Genomic DNA from Oceanivirga salmonicida:
TTAGTATTAATAATGTTATCGCAATTGGTATTAAGAAAGGAAGTGTCCCCCTTATTACTTCTGAAACTGGAATTTTACTAACTTGTGCAACAACAAAAAGTGCCATTCCCATTGGTGGTGTTAAAATTCCTATCATCATATTTAATGTGCTCATAACACCAAAAAATACTAAATCAATTCCAACTTTATCTACTATTGGTATAAGCATAGGTAATAATAAAAATTGTAATGCTAATGCATCAATAAACATACCTAAGAATAATAATAGTAAATTCACCATAATTAATATAGCAATTTTACTTGATGCTATTTGTAAAAATACAGAAGCTAATTTTATAGCAACTTGTTCTCTTGCTAGCATATCTCCAAAGAAAGTTACTGTCATAATCATTAATATTGTAACACCACTTATAGTTATAGCTTCAATACAACATTCAAATATTTTTTTTATAGTTAATTCTTTATATATAAACAGACCTAATATCATTGAATAAAGTGCAGCCATAATCGCTGCTTCTGTTGGTGTAAATTTACCCGAAAATATACCACCAATTATAATAATAGGTGTTAATAAGGCAAAAAATGCTTTTTTAAATGCTTCCCATCTTTCTTTAAATGTAGTTTTAGAAGCTTTTTTATATCCTCTTTTTTTTACGACAAAATAAACTGCTATCATTAAAGTAATTGTAGTTAATATACCTGGAATAAATCCTGCTAAAAATAATCTAGCAACAGATTGATTTGCTATAACTCCATATATAATCATACTTATTGATGGTGGGACAAGAGGCCCTATAATACAAGATGCAGCAGTAATTCCACCGCAAATATCATCATCATAACCTTCATCACGCATAGCCTTTATTTCTAATTGCCCAAGTCCACCAGCATCAGCTAATGCAGATCCAGACATACCAGAAAAAATTAAAGAAGCAAAAACATTAACATGACCCATACCACCAGTATAATGCCCTAAACAAGCTTTTGCAAAATTAAATATACGCTCTGTTATACCAGCACCATTCATCAATATACCAGTTAAAATAAAAAATGGAACACTTAATAAACTAAAACTTTCTATGCTATCAACTAATTTAGACGAAGCAAAATACATTACATTCCAATTAGTAAGCGAAAAATAAACCATAGTTGATATCAATAATGACCAACCAACTGGAACGCTTAAAAATATTAATACTAACCATAAAATAAGTACAATATATACTGTATTACTTCCAAAGTAAAAATAATTTTCTAATTTTAATAAATTGAAAATTGAAGGTTTTAATAAAATTAATGCTAATATAATACCCATAAAAATTGCTACAATACGAGGATCAATTAACACTAATTTTTCACTCCAATTCTCTTTATATGATTGATAAAATCTAACAAGCATAAGTAATGATATTACTGGTAATGCTATATACATTATATTTCTAGGAATATTAAGAGCAACTAACATAATATCTCTTTTTTTAGTTAATAAATCTAATCCAAAATATAAAAAAGAATATATACATGTTAAAATAATAAGTTGTATTAAAGTAAATACAATTTTTTGAACAGTTTTAGGTAATTTTGTAAATATAAAATCTATCATAATATGACTTTGATTTCTGATACCAATGCTCACACCAAATAACCCTACATAAACAAATAATAATAATGATAATTGTTCACTCCATATAAGTGGTGAATTAAATACCTGCCTTGCAAAAACTTGCATGATAAGTATAAAGAACATAAGAACAAAAAGAATACCGCTAACTTTTTCTTCTATTTTATTAAATGATTTAAAAAATAAATCCACATATTCTCCTTTCTAAAATAATAAGCAGTGTCAATATATAACACTGCCTAAAATTCTACTACTTTATAGAATTGATTTCTTCTAGTGCTTTTTTACCAATTTCTCCATTTTTTTGTATATATTCATCATAGAACGGTTTCATCTTAACTTCAAATTCACTTATATCAGGTTTAGTAATTGTTACCCCATTTTCTTCAAAGAAAGCAATTAAATTCTTTTCTTCTTCTTGGAATAATTGAGTATGGTATACTGCTGCTTCTTTTGCTGCTTCAAAAACAACCTTTTGTAAATCTTCAGGTAATTTTTCTAATGTCATTTTACTAACTAAATATAATTGGTCATTTAAAATATGATTAGTTAATGCTAAATATTTTTGTACTTCATAAAATTTTTGTGCTTTAATTGCTGATAAAGGATTTTCTTGTCCATCAACTGCGTTAGTTTGTAGCGCTAAATATACTTCTGAAAAAGCCATTGGTGTAGCTGATGCTCCTGAATTTTTAGCATATGCTAAGTTAGCAGGCGCTGATGGAACACGAAGTTTAAGTCCTACCATATCTTTTACAGAATTTATAGGTCTATTAGAAGAAGTTTGTCTAGTACCATTATATCCTTGCGATAAAACTACTATTCCTTTTTTGTCTTCAATTTTTTTTATCATTTCTTTTCCAAATTCAGTATCAAAAGTAGCCTTTTGCATATGTTCAAAGTTTTTAATCATATAAGGTAATGTGTAAACTTCTGCTTCTGGAAAGAATGTTGAAAAACGACCCATTTCTGCAAATGTGAAATCTAATACTCCACCTTCTAATTGCCCCATCATGTCTAAATCATTTTTACCTAATTGAGCATCTGGAAATAATTCTAATTTTATTTTCCCTTCTGATTTTTCAGATAATTTTTCAGCAAAGAATTGTGCTGCCTTATATTCATTAGATGATGTCCCAGCTGTCATACCCATTTTTAAATTATAAGTTTTTGATTCTGAATTTCCTCCACAAGATACTAATACTAATGATACCAATGTTATCATTATAACTTTTACAAATTCTTTAATTTTCTTCATAATATTCTCCTTTTTTATTTTTTATCTCTATTAGATTATATCGTCATTTTTGTTTTTGGCAACAAAAAATAAGCTTTTTAGAGTGGTTAAAATTTTACATTGTTTTATCTAATTTTGTAATATTTATATATATTCTTTTTCTTTTACAAAAAAGGAATATAGAATTTTTCTATATTCTTAATTTTTTTTATTTATATTTATTTAAACAAAATATCGATTACACTTATCCTTTTTCATTCCATGTTTAATAGAGTGATAATCATCTATTTTTAATTAGTTTTCGGCAAATGTTTTTGCTCATTTTTAACCATTTCAATTTGTTTTATTGGAGCATTTCTTTTTTTGTAAGATTTTTCATATAATTAACTCAATTCTATTAAAACTTTAGTTGCCAAATCTAATTTAATATTAGCTTCATTTAATTTTTCCATACTGTCATATTCTGGTTTAAAAATATTTCTGTATATATCTCCAACAATATTTAACAAAGAGTTTATAGGATTTTTATCAGTTTCTTTTATATTATATTTTTCAATGTATCTATCATAATCCGCTAATATACCTGCACTTTTTTCTCTTAAAACTTCTTTTCTTAATGTAACTTCATAATCAAGCATTTTTACAATCTCCTTTTTCACTCTATGTTTAATAGAGTGATAAATACTTATTAATTTTATAATTAATTATATCATAAAAATAGCTTTTTTTTTAGTGCATTTTTATTGTTTCTCTATTATTTCGAACCTAATTCATTTGCTTTTATCATAGCGTCAAATACCATTTCAGGATTTACTTTAAATGGCATATTGTGTATAGTTTCATTTTCTGCACAACTTGCCTTTGCAACTTCCATTAATCTATCATGGCTTACATTTTCTATTCCTAAATCTTTAAAGTTAGTAGGTAGCCCTACATTCTTACAAAAATCAATAACTTTTTGTATTTCATCTAAACTTCTATTTTCCATAATTAATTGAGTTATAGTTCCAAATGCAACTTTTTCTCCATGTAACTTATTGTTAGTTTCTTGAAGTATAGTTAAACCATTATGTATAGCGTGTCCTGCCGCTTCTCCACCACTTTCAAATCCAACTCCACTTAAATATGTATTGGCTTCTACTATATTTTCAAATGCTTCATCTACAATACCATTTTCACTAGAAATTTTGGCCTTGCAACCATAAGTCATTAAAGTATCTAAACATAATTTTGCTAATGCTAATGCTGTATTAGAAGTTTTTCCACCTACTGCAATTGTTACACCTGAATTATAACAAGCCATTGCTTCATAATATGTAGAAAGAGCATCGCCCATACCTGCTACTAATAATCTAGTAGGTGCTTTAACTATTATTTGAGTATCTACAAGCACTATATTAGGATTAGAATTTAAATACAAGTATTTATCAAATTCTCCATTTTCAGTATAAAGAACTGATAATGCTGAACATGGAGCATCTGTTGAAACAACAGTTGGTACTACTATCATTGGTAAATTTGCATAATATGAAATGGCTTTACCTATATCTATTGTTTTTCCACCACCAATAGCAATTACAGTATCAAAAGATTTTTCTTTTAATATTTTAATATTTCTATCTACTTCTTGTTTTGTACTATTTCCTGTAAAAACTTCCAAATGACATTTAGATAAATCATCTCTGAAACTATATTCTATAAGTTCTTTATAGTTATCATATACAAATTTATCAACTAAAACATATACTCCAGTTTTTGATAATAAATCCGAATAACTCTTTAATTTTTTAATTTCTCCAGAACCTTGTATATACTTGCTTGGAGAGCAAATAATTCTTGCCATAATTTTCACCTACTCCTTTTTATTAACCTGCTGCCCAAAATTTAACTAATTTAATCTTATTATTTTGAATTTCAAAATAGAACATTTCACTATATTCAATAGTTGAATCATAACTACTACCATAAGAAAAAGCTTTATCTTCATTTTCATCATTAAGTAACTCTGAATGACTTTGGTCATTAAAAGATAAACTGATACTATTCCCAGAAATTTTAAGAGAAATTTCATTTACAATAAATCCATTATCAGTTATTACTTTATATAACCCTTCATCTCCATACCAATTAACATTGTCTAAATCAATTTTTTTGAAAATATTAAATAGAGAACTTATAAACATGTCTAAAAAATTATTTCCCTGTTCATGTTCTAAAACTTGTTTTGAAATTATAGATTTTAAAAATTTCTTATCTTTATTATAGACTGCTTTTTTTAATATTTTCAATTCTTTTATAACAGTTTTCTTCATCTCTTCTTTTTCTCTTTCTTTTCTAAGAAAAAGTTGTATATTATGTT
This window encodes:
- a CDS encoding TRAP transporter large permease, which codes for MFFILIMQVFARQVFNSPLIWSEQLSLLLFVYVGLFGVSIGIRNQSHIMIDFIFTKLPKTVQKIVFTLIQLIILTCIYSFLYFGLDLLTKKRDIMLVALNIPRNIMYIALPVISLLMLVRFYQSYKENWSEKLVLIDPRIVAIFMGIILALILLKPSIFNLLKLENYFYFGSNTVYIVLILWLVLIFLSVPVGWSLLISTMVYFSLTNWNVMYFASSKLVDSIESFSLLSVPFFILTGILMNGAGITERIFNFAKACLGHYTGGMGHVNVFASLIFSGMSGSALADAGGLGQLEIKAMRDEGYDDDICGGITAASCIIGPLVPPSISMIIYGVIANQSVARLFLAGFIPGILTTITLMIAVYFVVKKRGYKKASKTTFKERWEAFKKAFFALLTPIIIIGGIFSGKFTPTEAAIMAALYSMILGLFIYKELTIKKIFECCIEAITISGVTILMIMTVTFFGDMLAREQVAIKLASVFLQIASSKIAILIMVNLLLLFLGMFIDALALQFLLLPMLIPIVDKVGIDLVFFGVMSTLNMMIGILTPPMGMALFVVAQVSKIPVSEVIRGTLPFLIPIAITLLILILFPSLVTFLPNLILGAV
- a CDS encoding sialic acid TRAP transporter substrate-binding protein SiaP, whose translation is MITLVSLVLVSCGGNSESKTYNLKMGMTAGTSSNEYKAAQFFAEKLSEKSEGKIKLELFPDAQLGKNDLDMMGQLEGGVLDFTFAEMGRFSTFFPEAEVYTLPYMIKNFEHMQKATFDTEFGKEMIKKIEDKKGIVVLSQGYNGTRQTSSNRPINSVKDMVGLKLRVPSAPANLAYAKNSGASATPMAFSEVYLALQTNAVDGQENPLSAIKAQKFYEVQKYLALTNHILNDQLYLVSKMTLEKLPEDLQKVVFEAAKEAAVYHTQLFQEEEKNLIAFFEENGVTITKPDISEFEVKMKPFYDEYIQKNGEIGKKALEEINSIK
- a CDS encoding glycerol dehydrogenase, producing the protein MARIICSPSKYIQGSGEIKKLKSYSDLLSKTGVYVLVDKFVYDNYKELIEYSFRDDLSKCHLEVFTGNSTKQEVDRNIKILKEKSFDTVIAIGGGKTIDIGKAISYYANLPMIVVPTVVSTDAPCSALSVLYTENGEFDKYLYLNSNPNIVLVDTQIIVKAPTRLLVAGMGDALSTYYEAMACYNSGVTIAVGGKTSNTALALAKLCLDTLMTYGCKAKISSENGIVDEAFENIVEANTYLSGVGFESGGEAAGHAIHNGLTILQETNNKLHGEKVAFGTITQLIMENRSLDEIQKVIDFCKNVGLPTNFKDLGIENVSHDRLMEVAKASCAENETIHNMPFKVNPEMVFDAMIKANELGSK
- a CDS encoding YARHG domain-containing protein, which encodes MKKNIFIVFIMFCNILFADIKDCSKCAVIKYSEKDIAKISLLDLKILRNEIYARHNLIFNNDRLAEYFSQKYNWYKSKYESVNDIKLNQVEKHNIQLFLRKEREKEEMKKTVIKELKILKKAVYNKDKKFLKSIISKQVLEHEQGNNFLDMFISSLFNIFKKIDLDNVNWYGDEGLYKVITDNGFIVNEISLKISGNSISLSFNDQSHSELLNDENEDKAFSYGSSYDSTIEYSEMFYFEIQNNKIKLVKFWAAG